CGAAGGCCCAGAGGTAGGAACAAGGGCGAGGCCGGGTGGCAAGGCATCACGGAGCCTCCCCTGCGAAAGTcgcaggcagggctgggtccaGGGGAGTTCCCATCCAAGCCTGCCCTTGAAGGAGGCCACCGGCCCCTGGAGAGGGTTTGGGATGCGGGCCATGTATCAAAGCAAAGCCAGAGGCCAGAGAGGGGCAGGTGAGACCCGGGCAGCCAGGGGGTGTCAGTAATGTCTCAGGTTGAAGAAGCCCACGCTGGTGGGAGACTCCTTCACCGTGACTGTGATGAGGTTGGCGGTGACGTCGGTGACGAAGACGTGCTCTATGAGGCTGCGGGTGGGCTTCCAGTCCTGGCTGGTTTGGACGGACACTGACAGGTTCTGTCCGGCACTGGGCAGGGAGGCCGAGTCAGGGTCCGAGTCGGAGCTGCTGTTCTCTTCGCCGGTGCTCATCTCAGACAGTGTAGCCGTCTTCCGCGTCTCTCCCGGAGTCGGGTGGCCCTCCTGCCCTGGGGCCAGGCTGCCCTTGACAAAGTCCCTCTTGCCggcaggggtgggcagggctgctgccCTGGAGGCCAGCTTCTCACTCTTGCTGCCATCGGTGGGCAGGCCAGCCCCACTCACCGCAGTGAGGCCACCCCCGGCACCCTTCCCAGTGGCTGGGTGGGTGGCAGGGTTACCCTTGGTGGTTGTGGCATGGCGGGCGACCATGCCCAGCCCTGGTGTGCCGTTCTTGACACTCTGTAAGTCCAAGACCTGGAGGCTCAGCTCCTGGGTGGGTGCAGGCTGGGGGCCCAGGCACCCGGCAGGGACCTTGTTGCCACTGTGGACGTGTGGAGGCCCTCCTGTGCCCCCCACTTTCTGCTCCAGAGCACCACTGGGGGCCTTTGGGACTTTGCTTCCCGGGGGGCTTATCCCCAGCTCCCCCTTCTGCGTCCTCACCTTCAGGTCCAGCCCTAGGCTGCACTTGCTGGCGGTTGGGGCCCTGAGAGCCAGTCTGCCCGCGGCCTGGGTCTGGCTCTGGCTCATCCGGTTCATGTAGTGCACGATGGAGCTCTGCCAGCTGATACCACCCCGGCTGGGGCTGCTGGCCATGCCCTTCATCAGGCTGGCCAAGTTCTCCGGGGTGGCCATGGTGCTGGGGCCACTGCAAGCCTCCTTGGCATGGGCCTTCAGGGCTGCCAGGCCTGCCACGGGGGCACTGAGCGGGGGGGGCAGCTTGCCGGCCGGTGCCCCTAGGTCCTTCCGGGCCGTCTTCAGCACCTTGGCCAGGCTGACAGGCCTCCGGGCCGCCTTCTGTTCTGGGGGCAGGGGCTTGCGGCCCCGCTTCTTCCGGATGGGAT
This Balaenoptera acutorostrata chromosome 20, mBalAcu1.1, whole genome shotgun sequence DNA region includes the following protein-coding sequences:
- the CBX2 gene encoding chromobox protein homolog 2 isoform X2, coding for MSPCSRHSKLKEPDAPSKSKSSSSSSSSTSSSSSSDEEDDSDLDAKRGPRGRETHPVPQKKAQILVAKPELKDPIRKKRGRKPLPPEQKAARRPVSLAKVLKTARKDLGAPAGKLPPPLSAPVAGLAALKAHAKEACSGPSTMATPENLASLMKGMASSPSRGGISWQSSIVHYMNRMSQSQTQAAGRLALRAPTASKCSLGLDLKVRTQKGELGISPPGSKVPKAPSGALEQKVGGTGGPPHVHSGNKVPAGCLGPQPAPTQELSLQVLDLQSVKNGTPGLGMVARHATTTKGNPATHPATGKGAGGGLTAVSGAGLPTDGSKSEKLASRAAALPTPAGKRDFVKGSLAPGQEGHPTPGETRKTATLSEMSTGEENSSSDSDPDSASLPSAGQNLSVSVQTSQDWKPTRSLIEHVFVTDVTANLITVTVKESPTSVGFFNLRHY
- the CBX2 gene encoding chromobox protein homolog 2 isoform X1, translated to MEELSSVGEQVFAAECILSKRLRKGKLEYLVKWRGWSSKHNSWEPEENILDPRLLLAFQKKEHEKEVQNRKRGKRPRGRPRKHTVMSPCSRHSKLKEPDAPSKSKSSSSSSSSTSSSSSSDEEDDSDLDAKRGPRGRETHPVPQKKAQILVAKPELKDPIRKKRGRKPLPPEQKAARRPVSLAKVLKTARKDLGAPAGKLPPPLSAPVAGLAALKAHAKEACSGPSTMATPENLASLMKGMASSPSRGGISWQSSIVHYMNRMSQSQTQAAGRLALRAPTASKCSLGLDLKVRTQKGELGISPPGSKVPKAPSGALEQKVGGTGGPPHVHSGNKVPAGCLGPQPAPTQELSLQVLDLQSVKNGTPGLGMVARHATTTKGNPATHPATGKGAGGGLTAVSGAGLPTDGSKSEKLASRAAALPTPAGKRDFVKGSLAPGQEGHPTPGETRKTATLSEMSTGEENSSSDSDPDSASLPSAGQNLSVSVQTSQDWKPTRSLIEHVFVTDVTANLITVTVKESPTSVGFFNLRHY